One genomic window of Microbacterium sp. BH-3-3-3 includes the following:
- a CDS encoding NAD(P)-dependent oxidoreductase, whose amino-acid sequence MTLAGKTILMSGGSRGIGLAIALRAARDGANIALLAKTDTPHPKLEGTVHTAAEAIRAAGGQALPIVGDVRDEESITEAVRRTVGEFGGIDIVVNNASVIDLSGSLELATKKYDLMQDVNVRGTFLLSRSAVPLLKDAENPHILSLSPPLNVTPRWLGAHTGYSLAKFGMTMATLGLAEEFAGDGIAANTLWPRTTIATAAVQNVIGGDRLMAVSRTPEIYADAAYEVLTAPSRERTGQTLIVEDVLLAAGVTDFSGYAAVPGTPDAAMYPDIFLD is encoded by the coding sequence GTGACGCTCGCCGGAAAGACCATCCTGATGTCGGGCGGCAGCCGCGGCATCGGCCTCGCCATCGCGCTGCGCGCCGCGCGCGACGGTGCGAATATCGCGCTGCTGGCCAAGACCGACACCCCGCACCCCAAGCTCGAGGGCACGGTGCACACCGCCGCCGAGGCGATCCGCGCGGCGGGCGGTCAGGCGCTGCCCATCGTCGGCGACGTGCGCGACGAGGAGTCGATCACCGAGGCCGTGCGGCGCACCGTGGGGGAGTTCGGCGGCATCGACATCGTCGTGAACAACGCCAGCGTCATCGACCTGTCGGGTTCGCTCGAGCTCGCGACGAAGAAGTACGACCTCATGCAGGACGTGAACGTCCGCGGCACGTTTCTGCTCTCGCGCTCCGCGGTCCCCTTGCTGAAGGATGCCGAGAACCCCCACATCCTGTCGCTCTCGCCGCCGCTGAACGTCACTCCTCGCTGGCTGGGGGCGCACACCGGGTACAGCCTCGCGAAGTTCGGCATGACGATGGCGACGCTGGGCCTCGCCGAGGAGTTCGCGGGCGACGGGATCGCCGCCAACACCCTGTGGCCGCGCACGACGATCGCGACCGCGGCGGTGCAGAACGTCATCGGCGGCGACCGGCTCATGGCCGTGTCGCGCACGCCCGAGATCTACGCCGACGCGGCGTACGAGGTGCTCACCGCACCGTCGCGCGAGCGGACCGGACAGACGCTGATCGTCGAGGACGTGCTCCTCGCCGCGGGAGTGACGGACTTCTCAGGCTACGCCGCCGTGCCCGGAACCCCGGATGCCGCGATGTACCCCGACATCTTCTTGGACTGA